Proteins encoded within one genomic window of Hyalangium minutum:
- a CDS encoding VOC family protein, with product MTITLNHTIVPARDKSASATFLAELLGVEVSPPAGPFVPVKINEDLTFDFDDRREPLPGHYAFLVDDTTFDRILNHAQTRGLAFGSGPGGGWDGRMNHLNGGRGVYIQDPNGHSYEFFTVVPS from the coding sequence GTGACGATCACGCTGAACCACACCATCGTCCCCGCGAGGGACAAGAGCGCGTCGGCCACGTTCCTGGCCGAGCTCTTGGGGGTCGAGGTGTCACCCCCCGCCGGGCCCTTCGTGCCGGTGAAGATCAACGAGGACCTCACCTTCGACTTCGACGATCGCCGCGAGCCCTTACCGGGTCACTACGCATTCCTGGTCGATGACACGACGTTCGACCGGATCCTGAATCATGCCCAGACCCGGGGGCTCGCCTTCGGCTCGGGGCCCGGAGGTGGCTGGGACGGCCGCATGAACCACCTCAACGGCGGGAGAGGCGTCTACATCCAGGACCCAAACGGGCACAGCTACGAGTTCTTCACCGTCGTGCCTTCCTGA
- a CDS encoding SIR2 family NAD-dependent protein deacylase, whose translation MTPKPPGFLVRHIQQKRCVVFVGAGLSAGAGLPTWKELLLRGIQELVGSLPKGEVHQQELSDLVKWGKLLEVADFCKEKLGSAYHQFLSEQVRGDQVQKLPPTHDVLMRLPFSAWVTTNYDKLLERAYSQVKGGGSPKTLTHKDTEALGRLLFDGGPFILKAHGDIDRPETVVLTSRDYSEIIHANPAFNEIFSGLLLTKALLFVGYSLSDPDFRLLMDRQLTHFKGFVPERYALMTGVGEVEQDVLWRTARIRVISYDNASGKHAEVLDFLKALEAEVLPKPALEPFMVPSESAPPQSGSSPVLESMPSRQSSPAPTPAAQSWHVTSHNVAAGSGPGSSVLGSRVAELFLQGDEEPEVSSSAPPPRGPVPQPAAHVPAAAPAPVVVPLTPHRLHIEPVEGRIQLRLIRGDTAPVVQGTVPTRRGDEAWLSLKEDEGDEATAAHSLALTQGLLQRDMPREVLAALEAQDASAQAPLVLHIDPVLDRFPWELLPAGSEPVSLMRRVSRAPMGIPAQVRGTPAVRSSPRILLIEGMSRDGSLRRRELERLHALYAAGPFSCTVLQGSEATFRHAMEALRAEQTDELPDLVHYTGELILPGSGPCLLLRDGPLPVGALRSVLSQGRLPFLVMNTPSSAYEYLPFLKQGRRALRLPLPGPDAFDQREGFMELAVQQGVGAFVGAFSWPDVSVGADFMVQLHRALLMGQPIGDAVLQARREVHAKLPDDPTPLLYVLSGDGALQLVRSQRK comes from the coding sequence ATGACTCCGAAGCCGCCCGGGTTCCTCGTCCGCCACATCCAGCAGAAGCGGTGCGTGGTCTTCGTCGGCGCGGGCCTCTCGGCGGGAGCGGGGCTGCCGACCTGGAAGGAGCTGCTTCTCCGGGGCATCCAGGAACTGGTGGGGTCTCTCCCCAAAGGCGAAGTCCACCAGCAAGAACTCTCTGACCTCGTCAAGTGGGGCAAGCTGCTGGAGGTGGCCGACTTCTGCAAGGAGAAGCTTGGCAGTGCCTACCACCAGTTCCTCAGCGAGCAGGTGCGCGGAGATCAGGTTCAGAAGCTTCCCCCCACCCATGATGTGCTGATGCGCCTGCCCTTCAGTGCGTGGGTGACGACCAACTACGACAAGCTCCTGGAGCGGGCCTACTCGCAGGTGAAGGGCGGCGGCTCCCCGAAGACGCTCACCCACAAGGACACGGAGGCGCTCGGGCGGCTGCTCTTCGACGGCGGCCCGTTCATCCTCAAGGCCCACGGGGACATCGACCGGCCCGAGACGGTGGTGCTCACCTCTCGCGACTACAGCGAGATCATCCACGCCAACCCCGCCTTCAACGAGATCTTCAGCGGACTGCTGCTCACCAAGGCGCTGCTATTCGTGGGCTACTCGCTGTCGGATCCGGACTTCCGGCTGCTGATGGACCGCCAGCTCACGCACTTCAAGGGCTTCGTCCCCGAGCGCTACGCCCTGATGACCGGGGTGGGGGAGGTGGAGCAGGACGTGCTCTGGCGCACGGCGCGCATCCGGGTCATCTCCTACGACAACGCCAGCGGGAAGCACGCGGAGGTGCTCGACTTCCTGAAGGCGCTGGAGGCCGAGGTGCTCCCGAAGCCGGCCCTGGAGCCGTTCATGGTCCCTTCGGAGTCCGCGCCGCCGCAGAGCGGCTCCTCACCCGTCCTGGAGTCCATGCCGTCCCGGCAGAGCAGCCCCGCCCCCACTCCGGCGGCGCAGTCCTGGCACGTCACTTCTCATAACGTCGCGGCGGGCTCGGGGCCGGGCAGTTCAGTGCTGGGATCCCGGGTCGCGGAGCTGTTCCTGCAGGGTGACGAAGAACCCGAAGTCAGCTCATCGGCCCCTCCCCCTCGCGGTCCTGTTCCCCAGCCCGCAGCCCACGTGCCTGCGGCAGCCCCCGCTCCCGTGGTGGTTCCTCTCACTCCCCACCGGCTCCACATCGAGCCCGTGGAGGGAAGGATCCAGCTCCGGCTGATCCGAGGAGACACAGCGCCGGTGGTGCAGGGGACCGTGCCCACCCGCCGGGGCGACGAGGCGTGGCTCTCTCTCAAGGAGGATGAGGGCGATGAAGCCACCGCTGCTCACTCCCTCGCGCTCACCCAGGGCCTGCTCCAGCGAGACATGCCGCGAGAGGTGCTCGCGGCGCTGGAGGCACAGGACGCCTCCGCCCAGGCGCCGCTCGTGCTGCACATCGATCCGGTGCTGGACCGGTTTCCCTGGGAACTGCTTCCGGCGGGATCAGAGCCCGTCAGCCTGATGCGGAGGGTGAGCCGCGCGCCCATGGGCATCCCGGCCCAGGTCCGTGGCACTCCCGCAGTCCGGTCCTCGCCGCGCATCCTGCTCATCGAGGGGATGAGCCGTGATGGGAGCCTCCGGAGGCGCGAGCTCGAGCGCCTTCACGCGCTCTATGCGGCCGGCCCTTTCTCCTGCACGGTTCTCCAGGGCAGCGAGGCGACGTTCCGCCATGCCATGGAAGCGCTGAGAGCCGAGCAGACGGACGAACTGCCGGACCTCGTCCACTACACCGGGGAGCTCATCCTTCCCGGCTCTGGACCCTGCTTGCTGCTGCGGGATGGGCCCCTGCCGGTGGGGGCCCTGCGCTCCGTGCTCAGCCAGGGCCGACTGCCCTTCCTGGTGATGAATACCCCCTCCTCGGCGTACGAATACCTTCCGTTCCTGAAGCAAGGGCGGCGGGCGCTGCGGCTGCCCTTGCCCGGGCCAGACGCCTTCGATCAGCGCGAAGGCTTCATGGAGCTGGCCGTTCAGCAAGGCGTGGGAGCCTTCGTGGGGGCCTTCTCCTGGCCCGACGTGAGCGTGGGCGCGGACTTCATGGTCCAACTGCACCGGGCGCTCTTGATGGGGCAGCCCATCGGCGACGCCGTCCTTCAGGCCCGCAGAGAGGTCCACGCCAAGCTCCCGGATGATCCCACTCCGCTCCTGTACGTGCTCAGTGGCGACGGCGCTCTCCAGCTCGTCCGCTCTCAGCGCAAGTGA
- the aqpZ gene encoding aquaporin Z, with translation MASDRARTVSSAGNSEALRKYLAEFIGTFVLVVGGVGAAVIAGDRIGFLGIAFAFGLSLLAMVYTVGPISGCHINPAVTLGLLLAGKMERRHAPGYILAQCAGALLASGVVLLWAQGAPEGYSAAAQGLGANGFGAHSPGQYGAGAAFLAEIILTFLLVLTVLGATDSRAPVGFAGLAIGLVLTLIHLVGIPLTNTSVNPARSLGPAVFVGGWALEQLWLFIVAPLLGGGLAAAVYRTVRSPVETLTAAQAERSLESERAERLAHRRPTETLP, from the coding sequence ATGGCAAGCGACCGCGCGCGGACTGTGTCTTCGGCGGGAAACTCCGAGGCGCTCCGGAAGTACTTGGCGGAGTTCATCGGAACCTTCGTTCTGGTCGTGGGAGGCGTGGGAGCAGCCGTTATCGCGGGAGACCGCATCGGCTTTCTCGGCATCGCTTTCGCATTCGGGCTGTCGCTGCTCGCCATGGTCTACACCGTGGGCCCCATCTCAGGCTGTCACATCAACCCCGCAGTCACGCTGGGGCTGCTGCTCGCCGGGAAGATGGAGCGGCGGCATGCCCCCGGCTACATCCTGGCGCAATGCGCGGGAGCTTTGCTGGCCTCGGGGGTCGTGCTCCTGTGGGCCCAGGGAGCCCCGGAGGGCTACTCGGCCGCGGCCCAGGGGCTGGGAGCCAACGGGTTTGGCGCCCACTCGCCGGGACAGTACGGGGCGGGCGCGGCCTTCCTGGCCGAGATCATCCTCACTTTCTTGCTGGTGCTCACGGTCCTGGGCGCAACGGACTCCCGGGCGCCCGTGGGCTTCGCAGGGTTGGCGATTGGTCTCGTCCTCACGCTGATCCACCTGGTGGGCATTCCCCTCACGAACACGTCGGTGAACCCGGCGCGCAGCCTGGGTCCCGCGGTGTTCGTGGGGGGCTGGGCGCTGGAGCAGCTCTGGCTCTTCATCGTGGCTCCGCTCCTGGGAGGAGGCCTGGCGGCGGCGGTATATCGCACGGTGCGGAGCCCGGTAGAGACGCTCACCGCAGCCCAAGCCGAGCGTTCCCTGGAGAGCGAGCGCGCCGAGCGCCTGGCTCACCGCCGTCCGACGGAGACCCTGCCGTGA
- a CDS encoding AAA family ATPase: protein MAARGQGKSRQGKQGRGTKAPKPAALPVYFLSLTLKDVRCFGPSQTLKLSNERGEPARWTVILGNNGMGKTTLLQSLTTFEPASSGPHYATKGFVHYGRLPWVPVRHQAKAAHFSAELSAGNWVPEEGSPKHQQRLEYSLTPEVLGSTSQTISEPFLNLVCYGYGATRRMGAGSLSALKETQPSDSLFLEDVPLRNAEEWLLQADYAASKPSPDQQAATTKRDRIRQLLIDLLPEVSDVRFAVPTAKVPAARVEVLTPYGWVAMRDLSLGYRTLIAWMVDLASRMFERYPNSPNPLAEPAVVLVDEIDLHLHPKWQRQLIGYLTDRFPQTQFIVTAHSPLVVQSATNANIVVLRRKGDHVVIDNDVESIRGWRVDQILTSDLFGLETARPPQIEEFLKERTALLSKPRLTREDEARLLELEAAIGPLPTGETHTEREALELIQRAAARLRNGPK, encoded by the coding sequence ATGGCCGCCAGAGGTCAGGGAAAATCACGCCAGGGCAAACAGGGGCGTGGCACAAAGGCTCCGAAACCTGCCGCCCTGCCCGTGTACTTCCTTTCATTGACACTCAAGGACGTCCGGTGCTTCGGGCCCAGCCAGACCCTGAAGCTCTCAAATGAGCGAGGAGAACCAGCACGCTGGACGGTGATCCTCGGCAACAACGGCATGGGCAAGACGACGCTCTTGCAGAGCTTGACGACCTTTGAACCAGCTTCGTCGGGCCCTCACTACGCCACCAAGGGATTTGTCCATTACGGTCGCTTGCCTTGGGTTCCCGTACGCCATCAAGCCAAAGCCGCACACTTTTCCGCCGAGCTCTCCGCCGGAAATTGGGTGCCTGAAGAAGGCTCTCCCAAGCATCAGCAGCGACTTGAGTATTCCTTGACCCCAGAGGTTCTCGGCTCCACGTCACAAACTATCTCTGAGCCGTTCCTCAATCTGGTGTGTTACGGGTACGGAGCCACCCGCCGGATGGGGGCGGGATCTCTGTCTGCGCTCAAAGAGACACAACCGAGTGACAGCCTCTTCCTCGAAGATGTGCCCCTGAGAAACGCGGAAGAATGGCTCCTGCAAGCGGACTATGCCGCCAGCAAGCCTTCTCCCGACCAGCAAGCAGCTACAACGAAGCGGGACCGGATCAGGCAACTGTTGATCGACTTGCTCCCGGAGGTGAGTGACGTCCGCTTCGCAGTTCCCACGGCGAAAGTCCCTGCCGCACGGGTGGAGGTGCTAACACCCTACGGCTGGGTCGCCATGCGGGACTTGAGCTTGGGGTATCGGACCCTCATCGCCTGGATGGTGGACCTCGCCAGCCGCATGTTCGAGCGCTACCCCAACAGCCCCAATCCCCTGGCTGAGCCCGCGGTGGTGCTCGTTGACGAGATCGATCTCCACCTGCACCCGAAGTGGCAGCGCCAGCTTATTGGGTACCTCACGGATCGCTTTCCCCAGACGCAGTTCATCGTCACCGCGCACAGCCCGCTCGTCGTCCAGAGTGCCACGAACGCGAACATCGTTGTCCTGCGGCGCAAGGGAGATCACGTCGTCATCGATAACGATGTGGAGTCCATTCGCGGCTGGCGGGTGGACCAGATCCTTACGAGCGATCTGTTCGGGCTCGAGACGGCGCGTCCGCCCCAAATCGAGGAGTTCCTCAAGGAGCGAACAGCCCTCCTCTCCAAGCCCCGCCTGACCCGAGAGGATGAGGCCCGGCTGCTCGAGCTGGAGGCGGCCATCGGTCCGCTGCCCACGGGCGAGACTCACACCGAGCGCGAGGCACTTGAGCTCATCCAACGTGCCGCCGCGCGTCTCAGGAACGGGCCCAAGTGA
- a CDS encoding serine/threonine-protein kinase encodes MDVESGESFGRYKLVSCLGRGGMAVTYRSQLQGAAGVTREVLIKKVLPEHASNPDFTTMFIREARISSSLSHSNIAQVYDFGCIDGEYFLAMEYVDGQPLNRVLQRALRSGLSSIPAPLALLIGSEMCRGLHYAHTRLDQQGQPLEIVHRDIAPDNVLISYEGQVKIVDFGIAQSSEPRDFATTPGTVKGKFLYFSPEQARGELVDARTDVWATGVVLYKLLCGRLPVEGPAYSALSRIVRGEFPRPCVINPELPLELDAIVMRALTLRREDRYPSCMALDEALTEALASMDPRLSTRSLSSFIHALFSEDLRAEGRQPLVPPSFQEQLDRWRTGTSPQLPASPQRAPSVEPPTDTQVEPVRPLSSRMRLLGVGVGSAVAGAALALAMATPRSPTPQPMPRVAGESGLTRKEPRAPASGGASAVIPVAVASMVVAAPSASPPGAPAAESPRPVPSEPPAAYASAEKALLRNNVKLAAFQGEKCIQQDPQWAECFLIAGEAYTRQRSDSLSRKAADRYTRFLRLAPTHPRALEIRQKLRRLEARRAFVEGTQLFKVRQFDEALPRAQQCLQQAPDDAHCQLLAGDAALALGQQARASEHYRKFLELAPDHAAAPRVRATLANDELRRAHRK; translated from the coding sequence ATGGACGTGGAATCTGGAGAGTCTTTCGGTCGCTACAAGCTGGTGTCATGCCTGGGCCGTGGCGGCATGGCAGTCACCTACCGCTCTCAGCTGCAAGGGGCGGCAGGAGTCACGCGCGAGGTGCTCATCAAGAAGGTGCTGCCCGAGCACGCCTCCAACCCTGACTTCACCACGATGTTCATCCGCGAGGCGCGGATCTCCTCGTCGCTCTCGCACAGCAACATCGCTCAGGTGTACGACTTCGGCTGCATCGACGGCGAGTACTTCTTGGCCATGGAGTATGTGGATGGCCAGCCCCTGAATCGTGTGCTTCAGCGAGCGCTGCGCTCCGGCCTGTCCTCCATTCCAGCGCCGCTGGCGCTCCTCATCGGCAGCGAGATGTGCCGGGGCTTGCACTATGCCCATACCCGCCTGGATCAGCAGGGCCAGCCGCTGGAGATCGTCCACCGGGACATCGCTCCAGACAACGTGCTCATCAGCTACGAGGGACAGGTCAAGATCGTCGATTTTGGGATTGCCCAGTCGAGCGAGCCCCGGGACTTCGCCACGACTCCAGGGACGGTGAAGGGCAAGTTTCTCTATTTCTCTCCCGAGCAGGCCCGCGGGGAACTGGTGGACGCACGCACGGATGTGTGGGCCACGGGGGTCGTCCTATACAAGCTGCTATGCGGGAGGCTTCCCGTGGAGGGCCCTGCCTACTCGGCGCTGTCCCGGATCGTTCGTGGCGAGTTCCCTCGTCCCTGCGTGATCAACCCAGAACTCCCCCTGGAGTTGGATGCCATCGTGATGAGGGCGCTGACCCTCCGGCGCGAAGATCGTTACCCCTCCTGCATGGCCCTGGACGAAGCCCTCACCGAAGCCTTGGCCAGCATGGATCCCCGCCTCTCCACGAGGTCTCTCTCCTCCTTCATTCACGCATTGTTCTCGGAAGACCTGCGGGCGGAGGGCCGGCAGCCGCTGGTGCCCCCCTCCTTCCAAGAGCAGCTCGATCGGTGGCGGACAGGAACCTCTCCCCAGCTCCCAGCTTCGCCTCAGCGCGCCCCTTCAGTAGAGCCCCCCACGGACACACAGGTCGAGCCGGTACGTCCCCTCTCCTCCAGAATGAGGTTGTTGGGGGTAGGAGTCGGCTCGGCGGTCGCAGGGGCCGCGCTGGCCCTGGCAATGGCCACTCCACGGAGCCCCACGCCTCAGCCAATGCCACGGGTGGCTGGGGAAAGTGGCCTGACACGCAAGGAGCCACGCGCTCCTGCCTCTGGAGGAGCGTCCGCCGTGATTCCCGTCGCGGTAGCTTCCATGGTCGTGGCCGCACCTTCGGCTTCCCCTCCGGGCGCCCCCGCTGCCGAGAGTCCTCGTCCCGTCCCCAGCGAGCCCCCGGCCGCATATGCCAGCGCCGAGAAGGCCCTCCTCCGCAACAACGTGAAGCTGGCTGCCTTCCAGGGAGAGAAGTGCATCCAGCAGGATCCTCAGTGGGCCGAGTGCTTCCTGATCGCGGGTGAGGCTTACACCCGACAACGGTCGGATTCGCTGTCACGGAAGGCCGCAGATCGCTACACCCGCTTCTTGCGCTTGGCGCCCACCCACCCGCGCGCCTTGGAGATCCGGCAGAAGCTTCGACGCCTCGAGGCCAGGCGGGCCTTTGTGGAGGGGACGCAGCTCTTCAAGGTCCGGCAGTTCGACGAGGCTCTGCCGCGCGCGCAGCAATGCCTCCAGCAAGCTCCTGACGACGCTCATTGCCAATTGCTGGCAGGCGACGCAGCCTTGGCCCTGGGCCAACAAGCCAGAGCCTCGGAGCACTACCGCAAGTTCTTGGAGCTCGCTCCTGACCACGCGGCTGCGCCCCGGGTCCGTGCCACGTTGGCCAACGATGAGCTCCGGCGCGCTCATCGTAAATAA
- a CDS encoding TadE/TadG family type IV pilus assembly protein, whose translation MSRGEPGPRPSPRHAQSGQAAIETAIILPLFVFLILGILQLGMMHQARLMAKYAAYRAVRVGSLHHAHKDAMEQAGLAVLLPLISQDQGGGESIQPVTGAKNFQKKWNSEGVSTNQMPDAKLPYVAVTICGPTLQELPGGTRELDFDDPRVASSPYDEWLQSHRTKLRIQVTLNYRLPIPFANWVIHSIALQRELPMLMRMGKQQPPGQNLFGQEYADAANRGVYILPIRAAYTMRMQSNLYASALPQSNTCLTTNHL comes from the coding sequence TTGAGCCGAGGAGAGCCAGGCCCGCGGCCATCCCCACGCCACGCTCAGTCGGGACAGGCGGCCATCGAGACCGCCATCATCCTGCCGCTGTTCGTCTTCCTGATCCTGGGCATCCTTCAGCTCGGCATGATGCATCAGGCGCGGCTGATGGCGAAGTACGCCGCTTACCGGGCCGTGCGCGTGGGCTCGCTGCACCACGCGCACAAGGACGCCATGGAGCAGGCGGGGCTCGCGGTGCTGCTGCCGTTGATCAGCCAGGACCAAGGCGGCGGCGAGTCCATCCAGCCCGTCACCGGTGCCAAGAACTTCCAGAAGAAGTGGAACTCGGAGGGTGTCTCAACCAACCAGATGCCCGACGCGAAGCTGCCCTACGTGGCAGTCACCATCTGCGGGCCCACGCTCCAGGAGCTTCCTGGAGGAACGCGCGAGCTGGACTTCGATGATCCGCGCGTGGCCTCCTCCCCCTACGACGAGTGGCTTCAGAGCCACCGCACCAAGCTGCGCATCCAGGTGACGCTCAACTACCGGCTCCCCATCCCCTTCGCCAACTGGGTCATCCACTCCATCGCGTTGCAGCGCGAGCTGCCCATGCTGATGCGGATGGGCAAGCAGCAGCCCCCCGGACAGAACCTCTTCGGCCAGGAGTACGCGGACGCCGCCAACCGGGGCGTCTACATCCTCCCCATCCGGGCCGCCTACACCATGCGGATGCAGTCCAACCTCTACGCCTCTGCGCTTCCCCAGTCGAACACATGCCTGACCACCAACCACCTCTGA
- a CDS encoding YbdD/YjiX family protein: MKRLRDELGHLWRRAVQTARLLIGVPDYDTYVRHMRLRHPERPVMSYAEFFNERMQARYRRGGGRCC, translated from the coding sequence ATGAAGCGGCTGCGAGACGAGCTGGGACACCTCTGGCGCCGGGCCGTGCAGACAGCGCGGCTGCTCATCGGCGTGCCCGACTACGACACCTATGTCCGGCACATGCGCCTGCGCCACCCGGAGCGGCCAGTGATGAGCTACGCGGAGTTCTTCAACGAGCGGATGCAGGCCCGCTATCGAAGGGGCGGCGGGCGCTGCTGCTGA
- a CDS encoding carbon starvation CstA family protein, which yields MSQAEATKGSLLSKLGWALLAVVGALCLGTVALHRGETINASWLVVAAVATFMIGYRFYSRFIAEQALQLDPTRATPARRHNDGLDYVPTDKWVLFGHHFAAIAGAGPLVGPVLAAQMGYLPGTMWILFGVVLAGAVQDFIILFLSVRRDGKSLGDMVRMELGPAAGVVAMIGVLMIMMIILAVLALVVVKALASSAWGTFTVAMTIPIALLMGVYLRYLRPGRVLEVSIIGFVLLMLSIWLGGHVAENPAWAPLFTYEGKALAWMLIAYGFCASVLPVWLLLAPRDYLSTFLKIGTILVLAVGIVLARPELRMPALTRFIDGSGPVFSGNLFPFLFITIACGAVSGWHSLISSGTTPKMLANESEARMVGYGAMLMEAFVAIMALIAATVLQPGVYFAMNSPPALIGTTVESAAQVISQWGFVLTPEVLSQTARDIGETSILSRAGGAPTLAVGMAQILHGLIGGEGMMAFWYHYAILFEALFILTTVDAGTRVGRFMIQELAGLVYAPLKRTDSWGANLVATAVCVGGWGYFLYQGVVDPLGGINTLWPLFGIANQMLAAIALILACVVLVKMKRERFLWIPALPTAWLVLCTLTAGGQKVFSSDIRVSFLAHARAFSASMESGKVLAPAKSLEEMQRVITNDYVDATLTVLFMLVVVTTLVFGLRAALAARRSAAPTAQETPPVPLVADS from the coding sequence ATGAGCCAAGCCGAAGCGACGAAGGGGAGCCTCCTCAGTAAGCTCGGGTGGGCACTGCTCGCTGTCGTGGGAGCGCTGTGTCTGGGGACGGTAGCGCTGCACCGGGGCGAGACGATCAATGCCAGCTGGCTGGTGGTGGCCGCCGTGGCCACCTTCATGATCGGCTATCGCTTCTACAGCCGCTTCATCGCGGAGCAAGCGCTGCAGCTGGATCCCACCCGCGCCACGCCGGCGCGGCGCCACAACGATGGGCTGGACTACGTGCCCACGGACAAGTGGGTGCTCTTCGGCCACCACTTCGCCGCCATCGCGGGAGCCGGTCCGCTGGTGGGGCCGGTACTCGCCGCGCAGATGGGCTACCTGCCCGGCACCATGTGGATCCTCTTCGGGGTGGTGCTGGCGGGCGCGGTGCAGGACTTCATCATCCTGTTCCTGTCGGTGCGCCGGGACGGCAAGTCCCTGGGCGACATGGTGCGGATGGAGCTGGGACCCGCCGCTGGAGTGGTGGCGATGATCGGCGTGCTGATGATCATGATGATCATCCTCGCCGTGCTGGCCCTGGTGGTGGTGAAGGCGCTGGCCTCCAGCGCGTGGGGCACCTTCACGGTGGCGATGACCATCCCCATCGCCCTGCTGATGGGCGTGTACTTGCGCTACCTGCGGCCGGGCCGCGTGCTCGAGGTCTCCATCATCGGCTTCGTGCTGCTGATGCTGTCGATCTGGCTGGGAGGCCACGTGGCCGAGAACCCGGCGTGGGCGCCCCTGTTCACTTATGAAGGCAAGGCGCTGGCGTGGATGCTGATTGCGTACGGCTTCTGCGCGTCGGTGCTGCCGGTGTGGCTGCTGCTGGCACCGCGCGACTACCTGTCCACCTTCCTGAAGATCGGCACCATCCTGGTGCTGGCCGTGGGCATCGTCCTGGCTCGGCCCGAGCTGCGCATGCCCGCGCTGACCCGGTTCATCGACGGCTCCGGACCCGTGTTTTCCGGCAACCTCTTCCCGTTCCTGTTCATCACCATCGCCTGTGGAGCGGTGTCGGGGTGGCACTCGCTCATCTCCTCGGGCACCACGCCGAAGATGCTCGCCAACGAGAGCGAGGCGCGCATGGTGGGCTACGGCGCCATGCTCATGGAGGCCTTCGTGGCCATCATGGCGCTCATCGCCGCCACGGTGCTGCAACCGGGGGTGTACTTCGCCATGAACTCGCCGCCGGCGCTGATCGGCACCACGGTGGAGAGCGCGGCGCAGGTGATCAGCCAGTGGGGCTTCGTCCTCACCCCCGAGGTGCTCAGCCAGACGGCCCGAGACATCGGCGAGACGTCCATCTTGTCACGGGCGGGCGGTGCGCCGACCCTGGCGGTAGGCATGGCGCAGATCCTTCATGGGCTCATCGGCGGCGAGGGGATGATGGCCTTCTGGTATCACTACGCCATCCTCTTCGAGGCGCTGTTCATCCTCACCACCGTGGATGCGGGCACGCGCGTGGGGCGGTTCATGATTCAGGAGTTGGCCGGCCTGGTGTACGCGCCGCTCAAGCGGACGGACTCGTGGGGAGCGAACCTGGTCGCGACGGCTGTCTGCGTGGGGGGGTGGGGCTACTTCCTCTACCAGGGCGTGGTGGATCCGCTGGGCGGCATCAACACGCTGTGGCCGCTGTTCGGCATCGCCAACCAGATGCTGGCCGCCATCGCGCTCATCCTCGCGTGCGTGGTCCTGGTGAAGATGAAGCGCGAGCGTTTCCTGTGGATTCCCGCGCTCCCCACCGCGTGGCTGGTGCTCTGCACCCTGACGGCGGGCGGGCAGAAGGTCTTCAGCAGTGACATCCGAGTCAGCTTCCTCGCCCACGCGCGCGCATTCTCGGCGTCGATGGAGAGCGGCAAGGTGCTGGCTCCAGCCAAGTCCCTCGAGGAGATGCAGCGGGTCATCACCAACGACTACGTGGATGCCACGCTCACCGTCCTCTTCATGCTGGTAGTCGTGACGACGCTCGTGTTCGGTCTCCGCGCGGCGCTCGCGGCACGCCGCTCGGCCGCGCCGACGGCGCAAGAGACGCCTCCTGTTCCCCTGGTGGCGGACTCCTGA